The Diceros bicornis minor isolate mBicDic1 chromosome 9, mDicBic1.mat.cur, whole genome shotgun sequence nucleotide sequence gagcagtgtctattcaccaccagatggggagcatttcagtattttaattggtaaggctgtgttcatgtacgtccatggatcatcagttccttGGCTTTCCCTgttggagccccccacacccccgtcatacctgatctttcaaagctccaaacagggttcacaccccagcaggtggttgtaatgtaaccacaacacaagactggggaaaaaatcacagacacccagggttgacacactttaagggcttgggcccagttgccccatttggacgagtttggaacaccaacactgagtgtgtaaacttgaggattgtccaagaccatggacctcagaagaacacaggctcagaagtcaccttggacagcaagggaccatgtggggtcactgactggccaggattatggtcccttatcctggcaaagtagagctcactcgggatccatcaggccaagtcagggaggaggtttggggctttctagggaaattctgtcctaaatggaattgcataaggaaggcaggggtgctgaaaatcctagttcacagggagcagtaatgtttatgtaacaaggcccagctgtagccttaaaagctgcatcacaaatctttcctcctggatacaaatcaagcaggaaaaggaattcagggtcctggacaaggattccagcaggattcaaatctaggtcagaggtgaacatggagcccctagagggccctcaggagggaaagtcctgcctgcctttagtccatctgcaaatgaacttcctcgggtcttgtcctctcaacgtgcacattttgatctttttccattgttttctccacttagagctgatatattcccagagattgaactagaaaacaacaagttcctaaaatttggtcaaaagaaacctcaagaagagaagcagaaaacattccctcttcctccagaattaggaaggcagcccctgcctgtggcatgacatggtcctgcgtagtgctgttttaaagtcacccacatttcagtggttttttctctgcctgtgaaagtaccttcaacctttaaatctcaggagaaggggtggtgggctgtgtctgctcctggaggagctgaatgatactgaaatgaactggtcctcggtgttagggggacttgggattgtccccactagccagagaaggggctggcccttctcccttctcccacatacaataagctgatgacccggaagagttcttgattccaggagaaatgtgagattctgtgtctccctcacatacctacagaaagtgacagaaccacaccacaagttccaggctgtaaagggaacaggactttaatataatattcaaacatggcatttattatttacaacaaataactactgtccctccccaatgggttcatagatgctgggggatgtcagggagctgagatggggtatttccctctctcttgggcttcaggggactccaggaatcagcttacaatgctccccttcctgtctggtgggaggagctggcccggtgcatcgcaagcttcccagctgtgtcctggctgctgaggatgaggctgtgatcggccactggtatggggctcggtattggggcctgggggctgagtagaagtgtcaggttatcttgggggccctccctcagaatcatggccacccaccctggccccactgcactgggtgctgcagaccctgtgctcagtgctgttagccaccagtaccccacttgtccctgccacgggagcaatcgtttactatcacctatttcacagaggaggaaatggagtctcaggaagctgaagagagtcaccccagtcacaggactgctcagtagtggaggtgggatcccagtgccagctatcggactccccaaggccacgcttagctcaaagctttactgaactcctaggagtcagtcaccccagcccagacactcactcacccctgaacttgatgatggcccgctcttcttggccttgaatattctgctggccaactagatctggggatccagcaggcaggacaggctgtagctacagggcagagagacacctctgagcctaccaggaaccacacctcaggtgtccccccactgccttcccagcagctggagtctgggtgtcccagagttcgccaagcaataaggcctggggctgagcagggggccatggagacaggctctctggactggccaacatggagagtccacccctgccctcactcaactcctgcacagcctcaactatcattctcattgagcagctccatgtcctggaatcaggccccaaatcactcctccagctctggttgtaattctttgcaaccactgggagcagcagcatctccctcatgactcggtattcctgggaccagagggaaggagaggatgcacacggggcctgggtgggggatgctgcaggggccttgtggggggtgaggggtggggcaggggaccagtcctggcaacgctccttcccaccagttctatccaggctctacctgttctcagaatgggaataatcagcccctcctccaggaagttatccttgatgccatcctcccctcaaccaacccgccaattggatgggtctcccacttctctgttatcgaagtcttccactcaatgtaagatacagggggtggaaccagggactgttctgcccagagggtctctgatttccacctccttcccctcccctgcagggagtgccacagctgctcacctcagtccctttcttaaggttgatctcattcccctggaaggtggagagccagagtccatcagacagaatgccatagactgactagccccttatgtccaccccttctcatggtgcacgactgccaggtccccagagagggcggagcatgcagagaaaacaggacttggacctaggccgggctctgggctccagagaaggaagacatggggggaggctgagggacctggcagcacaaccctctctgatgacagacttggaggctgaggcctcaggcagaggggactgctcagcaacttatgtgctgcctgacttggggggggcgacccctctctccctccatggggagcatgggagttagaggctgagtccagctcagataaaacctcacgcggctgtgccatcaggcagctctgagtttccccagcctggggaaccggaatgggtgtctcaggtggagactctgttcactcatctctaagatgggcctgatgccccagctcccaggggccactgcgaggctcccaggagagatgtgtaaagtgctgagagctcggagcacatttcgggggctcccgcatcccaaggttcagggtcgtggtccttcctgcctggcctcaggttcacccacctcgagataatcacccatcgccagacacagcataagcaggtcaccaaggaaagtgccaagataggggacgacaccttgtgacattggggtgcgggtgggatgagcccttgctctcaagtcgaccccctgcagaccctcccctgaaaagtccacagccacagcctcctggcccaccccagggttcccacggggaacagcctaggacccttactagcctcccctcaattcctccttgcttcacaccccaagaacaccacactcctcctcctctctcccagggcaggcttctagaaaatcacagggtatgcggtccctgtccctccccacaactaacccatcctgcaccagctcttccaggccatcccggtcacttctactgggggattcggacactgtggcaccaagagaaagggccctcctctcttgatttgaggcctccagctgggaacgcagagcccctcccccacaggcacactcacctgctgctgctgctgctccttctcctgcaccctctgggggttgatttccggggggcaaacgtggaaggcccctcctgtcagggtcgaggacagtgtcagtgaggccatagtcccctcaccgcatttctctccaacacctctcgcctccgacactggatatctgactcgagtcaactggtaccaatgccactccaccctccaaggtcttgtgattccagaacaagcccagtttcaactctctgagtgtaagcttgggcttgcgtcctggactccctgagcctgtttcctcatctggaaagtgtgagaactccagctacttcacaggttctcctgaggactcactgtcgcatgactgtcatcactgttcttgccctcacccctccagggaggaggcagaaagctcccacattcctttcttccctcttacctcatcacccccatgtgaggcctgcaccacacgatcaccatccttccatttccctgatggggagacagaggcccaaacaggggcagtgagttgctcaggggccacagaggagaggccacttggccctcccagccagagaccctgttccaacatcctcacctaacccccagctccaccactgacaacagtcctgaccCCTGAGCTCTCGAAGCTTGGTCGTGGGCCGAggcgtggatggagaggatgtggtgtcttgggagtctggttgaatggctcctgcctgccccagtctcgtggagtgtctggcccccaggctgggacagaggcaatgccaaacccttctcctcccccaaggaaccactcaggatattcccctgcactgaactctttctttatccactcagaaactggacccccaaggtgccacctctgatcaacagggaaggggtgagaggacattttgcttccctgtttacatgaagctcctaacttcctttcagcaggatccactaagaatctatcagttgcctaggcgctactcataagccacctggggtatatgtcattgccaaccaggcattcaggtgagactccgttgttgactcgagtgactgttctaggcgtccagggggggtcccagaacgcacacacatctgtctctggtccagctgttcagatccaaggatgagcatcttgtttgtccacctgggccaggggaattccctgctgtgcccatccctggggtAGGTagtgtgccctccccttggagacatggtgaagatagaaggagcagcaggagcctggcttcctgaggacaggtttaggctgaaggataaacccacccaaccacccaacagtctgggagaagctacattcagcaggacggaagtgcatggaagccagaaatctgctgatggcgccagctcggcaactcgccctggaacagcacagccaacaccactgtgtcccatgaccagggcctcctgcccacaaacggcaccccacctgcccatgggccaaacagatccctaagcttgttaacctggagaagatagatgggaacgtttcagagaaagttcaagtgagaaactatcaaaaccacagcttgcccagtccccctccccccgtggcccttcctctctttccagacccccagcctccactctaccttggtcatcagttctctgctcaaggactcgtcttggctatagtgctcCTTAAGTATTTCAGAGCGCTccctgaggagaggggaaagagggaaggataaatttagggataatgtgagcggtctgagtgcaaatctttttctttgacaacctgagagattcaaactgcctggaggagtgctctcactgggctcctctgagggctaaggtcttgtgagactgggagggggctctcctgttggtcactggggtctccattcccccgctatacagagcagctctcttttgaccactttcagtttcaactgggcatagagttctgttgctataaacacttgaaaatctccaatgtggctcaacccagtacctggcatttagagaaaccgaatcctgaagcagaactggtgcactaaggacaccaggagacttagagacccaccgctgaggcccaggccctgttccaagcatttgctgccacccaggagttcccagttgactgaggggccaatggcagacatacgggagatcccccatccaccctggtcctcctatggagagaggcctacccaccaggaaa carries:
- the LOC131410027 gene encoding ral-GDS-related protein-like isoform X5 — translated: MTAQDRVRVVEHWIQVAQECEILKNFFSSCTVISALQKTFTSHLKNTRGTFPECNPQRVQEKQQQQQEYRVMREMLLLPVVAKNYNQSWRSDLGPDSRTWSCSMRMIVEAVQELSEGRGGLSMLASPESLSPWPPAQPQALLLGELWDTQTPAAGKAVGGHLRCGSW
- the LOC131410027 gene encoding uncharacterized protein LOC131410027 isoform X2, translated to MTAQDRECEILKNFFSSCTVISALQKTFTSHLKNTRGTFPGSQDPAAPSVFTTSPRGCTLPAPGMCMAEDSHGPGGQTGCSSSECNPQRVQEKQQQQQEYRVMREMLLLPVVAKNYNQSWRSDLGPDSRTWSCSMRMIVEAVQELSEGRGGLSMLASPESLSPWPPAQPQALLLGELWDTQTPAAGKAVGGHLRCGSW
- the LOC131410027 gene encoding uncharacterized protein LOC131410027 isoform X3, whose protein sequence is MDAECEILKNFFSSCTVISALQKTFTSHLKNTRGTFPGSQDPAAPSVFTTSPRGCTLPAPGMCMAEDSHGPGGQTGCSSSECNPQRVQEKQQQQQEYRVMREMLLLPVVAKNYNQSWRSDLGPDSRTWSCSMRMIVEAVQELSEGRGGLSMLASPESLSPWPPAQPQALLLGELWDTQTPAAGKAVGGHLRCGSW